A single Nostoc sp. PCC 7107 DNA region contains:
- the rfbF gene encoding glucose-1-phosphate cytidylyltransferase — protein sequence MKAVILAGGLGTRLSEETSIKPKPMVEIGGKPILWHIMKTYSAHGINDFIICCGYKGYVIKEYFANYFLYMSDVTFDMRFNQMNVHSGYAEPWRVTLVNTGDKTMTGGRLKRVVEHVGNDTFCFTYGDGVSNVNITELIKFHQQQKTLATLTAVQPAGRFGAISLEQEQTKITSFREKRDGDGAWVNGGYFILEPEVIDLIADDTTIWEKEPLEKLADMEQLSAFRHNGFWQPMDTLRDKNYLEDLWQSGKAPWQVW from the coding sequence ATGAAAGCGGTGATTTTGGCTGGTGGACTTGGTACACGCCTCAGTGAAGAAACCAGTATCAAGCCCAAGCCGATGGTTGAAATTGGTGGTAAGCCAATTCTTTGGCATATTATGAAAACTTATTCTGCCCACGGCATTAATGATTTCATTATTTGTTGTGGTTACAAAGGTTACGTCATTAAAGAGTATTTTGCTAACTACTTTTTATACATGTCAGATGTAACTTTTGACATGCGTTTTAACCAAATGAATGTGCATTCTGGTTATGCAGAACCTTGGCGCGTCACCTTAGTGAATACAGGTGATAAAACTATGACTGGGGGACGCTTAAAACGAGTTGTTGAACATGTAGGCAATGATACTTTCTGTTTCACTTATGGTGATGGTGTTAGTAATGTAAATATCACCGAGCTAATTAAATTTCACCAACAGCAAAAGACATTAGCCACACTCACCGCCGTACAACCAGCCGGACGTTTTGGTGCTATTTCCTTAGAACAAGAGCAAACTAAAATCACCAGCTTCCGAGAAAAACGCGATGGTGATGGTGCTTGGGTAAATGGTGGTTATTTTATTCTAGAACCAGAAGTTATTGATTTAATTGCGGATGACACCACCATTTGGGAGAAAGAACCATTAGAAAAGCTGGCTGATATGGAACAGTTATCTGCTTTTAGACATAATGGTTTTTGGCAACCAATGGATACCTTACGCGATAAAAATTATCTCGAAGACCTATGGCAAAGTGGTAAAGCTCCTTGGCAAGTGTGGTAA
- a CDS encoding tetratricopeptide repeat protein, producing the protein MKVLRCLPQPEIINLSVSLGRGGEACVYAVPSDGDLVAKVYHKPTANHAKKLQAMLANPPENPTANLGHISIAWPQELIKTADGSKSIIGFIMPRIRGMRPIIDFYNPRTRRQHCPLFNYQYLVRTARNLAAAFAALHSSGYCVGDVNESNILVSDTALVSLVDTDSFQVPDLKNNLVYRCGVGKAEFTPPELQNKVFAQHDRAITHDVFGLAVIIFQLLMEGTHPFSGIFQGTAEPPAYEARIAAGHFTYSQHRQVPYLPTPIAPPWEMLHPSLRELFVQCFEAGHNNPQLRPNAQTWLSALTEAEDALITCTTNPQHRYSNHLHSCPWCERSLRLGGRDPFPSQRAIENKEHLKPRTIPTRRYNQPARIPQPAMSFARANSWQPNNQPSYFPYQRRKISKLYPVVLGCLGLGMLGYLDVMVKFTRPFVSQNTYTQQTLMASSKPSHQALQFADYYKQGHAAYQVRDYKQAVESFTKAIQEEPKYAKSFINRGNARYNLKDYEGALTDYSKALQINPQEVKALVNRGNARYMLAEYSNDPDREYHLAIADFNNAIRLNIKEAEAYIRRGIVRAQIAKYSGESIKEFQQAIGDFSEAIKLNASKAEAYFQRGSVYYQMAQYSTDYAQQYQKAIADFDQALQLNEKLAKVYLKRGMVRYEIAQYGGKEAAKNNHEAVEDLQLAAKLALEQEDTENYQQALSSMCVIIESQCNALLQSSSTWGNIGTN; encoded by the coding sequence ATGAAGGTACTACGTTGTCTTCCCCAGCCAGAAATTATCAACCTCAGCGTTAGCTTAGGACGAGGTGGTGAAGCCTGTGTGTATGCAGTGCCATCTGATGGCGATTTAGTGGCTAAGGTTTATCACAAACCCACAGCCAATCACGCTAAAAAACTGCAAGCGATGCTGGCTAATCCACCAGAAAACCCCACAGCTAATTTGGGGCATATTTCCATTGCTTGGCCACAAGAGCTAATCAAAACGGCAGATGGAAGCAAAAGCATTATTGGTTTCATCATGCCTCGGATTCGGGGAATGCGACCAATCATCGATTTTTACAACCCTAGAACCCGTCGCCAACACTGCCCTTTATTTAACTATCAATATTTAGTTCGTACAGCGCGGAATTTAGCGGCAGCTTTTGCGGCTTTGCACAGTAGTGGTTATTGCGTGGGTGATGTCAACGAGTCCAACATCTTAGTTAGCGACACTGCACTGGTGAGTTTGGTAGATACTGACTCTTTCCAAGTGCCAGATTTAAAAAACAATCTTGTCTACCGCTGTGGGGTGGGCAAAGCTGAGTTTACTCCACCAGAATTGCAAAATAAAGTCTTTGCCCAACACGATCGCGCAATTACCCACGATGTTTTTGGCTTGGCAGTGATCATCTTCCAATTATTAATGGAAGGTACACATCCTTTTTCTGGAATTTTTCAAGGCACTGCCGAACCACCAGCTTACGAAGCCCGCATCGCCGCCGGACATTTTACCTACAGCCAACACCGTCAAGTTCCTTACCTACCAACTCCCATTGCACCACCTTGGGAAATGCTACATCCTAGCTTGCGGGAATTATTTGTCCAGTGTTTTGAAGCCGGACACAACAATCCCCAGTTACGCCCAAATGCCCAAACTTGGCTCTCTGCCCTAACCGAAGCCGAAGATGCCCTGATTACTTGCACCACCAATCCCCAGCATCGCTATAGTAATCACCTGCACAGCTGCCCTTGGTGTGAGCGTTCTTTGCGCTTAGGCGGACGTGATCCTTTTCCATCACAGCGGGCAATTGAAAATAAAGAACATCTCAAACCACGTACCATTCCCACAAGGCGCTATAATCAGCCTGCACGCATACCACAGCCTGCCATGTCATTTGCCCGTGCAAATTCTTGGCAACCAAACAATCAGCCTAGCTATTTTCCTTATCAGCGGCGCAAAATATCAAAGCTTTACCCCGTAGTTTTAGGTTGTCTGGGTTTGGGGATGTTGGGTTATTTAGATGTGATGGTGAAATTCACCCGTCCATTTGTGTCACAGAATACCTACACCCAACAGACATTGATGGCAAGTTCTAAACCTAGTCATCAAGCTCTCCAGTTTGCAGATTATTATAAACAAGGCCACGCTGCTTACCAAGTGCGCGACTATAAGCAAGCAGTCGAAAGCTTTACTAAAGCCATCCAAGAAGAACCAAAATACGCCAAATCTTTTATTAATCGAGGTAATGCTCGTTACAATCTCAAAGACTATGAAGGGGCATTAACAGACTATTCCAAAGCTTTGCAAATCAATCCGCAGGAAGTCAAAGCTTTAGTGAATCGCGGTAACGCTCGCTATATGCTGGCTGAGTATAGCAATGATCCAGATCGAGAATATCATTTAGCGATCGCAGATTTTAACAATGCCATCCGCCTCAACATTAAAGAAGCCGAAGCATATATCAGAAGAGGTATTGTTCGGGCGCAGATAGCTAAGTATAGCGGTGAATCTATCAAAGAGTTTCAACAAGCCATCGGAGATTTCTCAGAGGCAATTAAACTCAACGCCTCCAAAGCCGAAGCCTATTTTCAGCGTGGTTCAGTGTACTATCAAATGGCTCAATATAGTACCGATTACGCTCAACAATACCAAAAAGCGATCGCCGACTTTGACCAAGCATTACAACTGAACGAAAAACTGGCAAAAGTATATCTCAAACGCGGTATGGTTCGTTATGAAATCGCCCAATACGGTGGTAAAGAAGCCGCCAAAAACAATCACGAAGCTGTCGAAGATTTACAATTAGCCGCTAAACTCGCCTTGGAACAAGAAGATACCGAAAACTACCAGCAGGCACTTAGCAGTATGTGTGTGATCATTGAAAGTCAATGTAACGCTTTACTGCAAAGTTCTAGTACTTGGGGTAATATCGGGACAAATTAG
- a CDS encoding PP2C family serine/threonine-protein phosphatase, with amino-acid sequence MNTSKQIDHWRVVAASVCGTSHTRNKQLCQDAHNWQLLPDNILVAAAADGAGSASQGKIGAMVATEAAVEHLSIKEVSRAFLADDLVVQSLLSDALLAAKKAVETEAAACNQQPQDLATTLIITIATPEMVAAAQIGDGMAVAKNRQGSLIALTIPNNGEYINETTFLTSLDAIDTAQMRLWREEIVNVGILTDGLQMLALNMVVGEPHKPFFFPLFDFIENAEDKTLAKEQLVRFLSSDRITQRTDDDLTLIIAAFNRT; translated from the coding sequence ATGAACACATCAAAACAGATTGATCATTGGCGGGTAGTCGCCGCATCTGTATGTGGTACCAGCCACACCAGAAACAAGCAGCTGTGTCAGGATGCTCACAACTGGCAATTATTGCCAGACAATATATTAGTAGCCGCAGCAGCTGATGGCGCAGGTTCTGCCAGTCAGGGGAAAATTGGCGCAATGGTAGCCACCGAAGCAGCTGTAGAACATTTATCTATTAAAGAAGTCTCTCGCGCTTTTTTAGCTGATGACTTGGTTGTACAATCCTTGTTAAGTGATGCCTTGCTGGCTGCCAAAAAAGCAGTAGAAACAGAAGCCGCAGCCTGTAACCAACAGCCCCAAGATTTGGCAACTACCTTAATCATCACCATCGCCACACCAGAAATGGTAGCAGCAGCCCAAATCGGTGACGGGATGGCAGTCGCAAAAAATCGTCAAGGAAGTTTAATTGCGCTAACCATACCCAATAACGGAGAATATATCAACGAAACAACTTTCTTGACTTCCTTGGATGCTATAGATACAGCACAAATGAGATTATGGCGTGAAGAAATAGTCAACGTTGGTATCCTCACCGATGGACTACAAATGCTGGCTTTGAACATGGTTGTTGGCGAACCTCACAAACCCTTCTTTTTTCCTTTGTTTGACTTTATCGAAAACGCGGAGGATAAGACATTAGCTAAAGAGCAACTGGTGAGGTTTTTAAGTTCGGATCGGATTACACAACGTACCGATGATGATTTAACACTAATTATTGCTGCCTTCAACCGCACATAA
- a CDS encoding VWA domain-containing protein encodes MQDTLTLDEVVEFAENPEPRCPCVLLLDTSGSMQGEAIEALNQGLLSLKDELVKNSLAARRVEVAIITFDSQVNVIQDFVTADLFNPPILTAQGLTSMGAGIHKALDMVQERKSLYRANGIAYYRPWVFMITDGEPQGEQEHLVAQAAQRVQGDEANKRVAFFSVGVENANMTTLNQLAVRTPLKLRGLNFVEMFMWLSASMAAVSHSQVDEQVALPPIGWGSI; translated from the coding sequence ATGCAAGATACATTAACCCTGGATGAAGTAGTAGAATTTGCGGAAAATCCCGAACCTCGTTGTCCTTGCGTGTTATTACTAGATACATCTGGCTCAATGCAAGGCGAAGCCATCGAAGCATTAAATCAAGGTTTGCTAAGTTTAAAAGATGAATTAGTCAAAAATTCCTTAGCAGCGCGGCGTGTAGAAGTAGCTATTATTACTTTTGATAGCCAAGTAAATGTAATACAAGACTTTGTGACAGCGGATCTATTTAACCCGCCGATTTTGACAGCCCAAGGACTCACCAGTATGGGCGCAGGAATTCATAAAGCCTTAGATATGGTACAAGAGCGCAAATCCTTGTATCGTGCTAACGGCATTGCCTATTATCGTCCGTGGGTATTTATGATTACCGATGGCGAACCCCAAGGTGAACAAGAGCATTTAGTAGCCCAAGCCGCCCAGCGAGTGCAAGGCGACGAAGCCAATAAGCGCGTAGCCTTTTTCTCAGTGGGTGTGGAAAATGCCAACATGACAACCCTAAATCAGTTAGCTGTAAGAACACCACTCAAACTGAGAGGACTTAACTTTGTAGAAATGTTTATGTGGTTGTCAGCGAGTATGGCGGCTGTTTCCCACTCCCAAGTAGATGAACAAGTAGCACTACCGCCAATTGGCTGGGGTTCCATTTAA
- a CDS encoding response regulator, with product MPNFGTFTVLRPYSLLKQLSNGIDTTCLQAFSNLVTWLIYVEQGAITYATNSVEPFDRLERHLRRLNLLSSETRVQLRMFFEQELLNYAIADSSDLSTQPADYQAIHWLVNEGYLDNAQATILIQELVKEVIESFLLVKTGTYALSDATQTLTKICRLDVEKTLEICQIRLKNWQSFTPQISSPYQRPYLLINSKLTSKNLPKLPPELTNWMKGFSLRHLAVIMDQDEMQLIQHLYPHIVQGGVIMHEPDPPFDQLPNYKPEATTSSRYTTALLNRQFIDTVVEPSNLNAESETALAVEDFSLVVRSLKTSPLSSQNLQELIILNTINSAPERVTTNTVTTKKTYKIISVDDSPTILKEISRFLESENFSVVTIDDPLKAVMSIIRHKPDLILLDLNMAGIDGYELCKIIRNNSFFKHTPIIFVTGNKGLVDKVKARLVGASGYLTKPFTRAELLKLVFMHLA from the coding sequence ATGCCTAATTTCGGTACATTTACAGTGTTACGTCCTTATAGTTTATTAAAACAACTATCTAATGGCATTGACACTACTTGTTTACAAGCCTTTAGTAACTTAGTTACTTGGTTGATTTATGTAGAACAGGGAGCCATAACTTATGCGACAAACTCTGTTGAACCTTTTGATAGGCTAGAACGTCATCTACGCCGCCTCAATTTGCTCAGTAGCGAAACCCGCGTACAATTACGTATGTTCTTTGAACAAGAGTTGTTAAATTATGCCATTGCTGATAGCAGTGATTTATCAACTCAACCTGCTGATTACCAAGCAATTCATTGGCTAGTCAACGAAGGTTATCTGGATAATGCACAAGCTACAATCTTGATTCAAGAACTAGTCAAAGAAGTGATTGAATCATTTTTGTTAGTGAAAACAGGTACTTATGCTTTAAGTGATGCAACCCAAACACTGACAAAAATTTGTCGACTGGATGTAGAAAAAACTTTAGAAATTTGCCAAATTCGCTTAAAAAATTGGCAATCTTTTACTCCCCAAATTTCTTCCCCTTACCAGCGTCCTTACCTGTTAATTAACAGTAAACTAACCAGCAAAAATTTACCCAAACTACCGCCAGAATTAACTAATTGGATGAAAGGTTTTAGCCTTCGCCATCTGGCTGTAATTATGGATCAAGATGAAATGCAACTGATTCAACATTTATACCCTCACATTGTACAAGGTGGGGTAATCATGCACGAACCAGATCCACCATTTGATCAGTTACCTAACTATAAGCCAGAAGCCACAACATCTTCTCGATATACAACAGCATTACTCAACAGACAATTCATTGATACGGTAGTAGAACCCAGTAACCTTAATGCTGAATCAGAAACGGCTCTGGCTGTAGAAGATTTTTCACTTGTAGTGCGATCGCTAAAAACTTCTCCACTATCAAGCCAAAATCTTCAGGAATTAATAATACTAAATACCATAAATTCCGCCCCTGAAAGAGTAACGACTAATACCGTAACTACCAAAAAGACTTATAAAATCATTTCTGTGGATGATAGCCCAACAATTCTCAAAGAAATTAGTCGGTTCTTGGAAAGTGAGAATTTTTCTGTAGTGACAATTGATGATCCACTCAAAGCGGTTATGTCGATTATTCGCCATAAACCAGACTTAATTTTGTTAGATCTGAATATGGCTGGAATTGACGGCTACGAATTATGCAAAATCATTCGGAATAATTCTTTCTTTAAACACACTCCAATTATTTTTGTTACAGGTAATAAAGGACTGGTTGATAAAGTCAAAGCCCGATTAGTTGGAGCCTCTGGTTATTTAACTAAACCATTTACCCGTGCAGAATTACTCAAACTTGTGTTTATGCACTTGGCTTGA
- a CDS encoding aldo/keto reductase, producing MQISREIFLPTMGCGTWAWGNQLLWGYNESMDDQLKAVFNLCVSNGVTLFDTGDSYGTGRLNGRSELLLGKFSQEYQGLNQENICIATKLAAYPWRWTRQSMIKACQSSAKRLGKNVDLVQMHWSTANYAPWQEKGLLNGLADLYEQGLVKGVGLSNYGPRQLKMVHQRFAERGVPISTLQVQYSLLSTYPVTQLGLKDVCDELGIKLIAYSPLALGILTGKYSETGTFPKGVRGLLFRQLLPGVRSLLTSLKEIAQSRDKTMSQIAINWCICKGTIPIPGAKSLTQAQENIGALGWKLDAAEIAELDKASGSTDKVMVQNIFQTK from the coding sequence ATGCAAATTAGTCGAGAAATATTCCTACCAACTATGGGTTGCGGAACTTGGGCGTGGGGAAACCAACTTCTGTGGGGATACAACGAAAGTATGGATGACCAGTTAAAAGCCGTTTTTAACTTGTGTGTCAGTAATGGTGTGACTTTATTTGACACAGGCGATTCTTACGGTACTGGCCGATTAAATGGGCGCAGTGAGTTACTTTTAGGAAAGTTTTCTCAAGAATATCAGGGTTTAAATCAGGAAAATATTTGCATTGCGACAAAACTGGCTGCTTATCCTTGGCGATGGACGCGCCAGTCCATGATTAAAGCTTGTCAATCTTCTGCCAAACGCTTGGGTAAAAATGTCGATTTAGTGCAGATGCACTGGTCTACAGCCAATTATGCGCCTTGGCAAGAAAAAGGTTTATTAAATGGTTTAGCTGATCTTTACGAACAAGGTTTAGTTAAAGGTGTTGGTTTATCGAATTACGGGCCAAGACAGCTAAAAATGGTGCATCAAAGATTTGCGGAACGAGGTGTACCGATTTCTACCTTGCAAGTGCAGTATTCTTTGTTGTCTACTTATCCGGTGACACAACTGGGATTGAAAGATGTGTGTGATGAATTAGGTATTAAACTGATTGCTTACAGTCCGTTGGCTTTGGGGATATTAACAGGTAAATATTCCGAGACAGGGACTTTTCCCAAAGGTGTGCGCGGGTTGTTATTTAGACAGTTATTACCTGGAGTGCGATCGCTGTTAACATCTTTAAAAGAAATAGCCCAATCTCGTGATAAAACTATGTCACAAATAGCCATTAACTGGTGTATCTGTAAAGGGACTATTCCCATCCCTGGTGCAAAATCCCTCACCCAAGCGCAAGAGAATATTGGCGCTTTAGGTTGGAAACTCGACGCAGCAGAAATAGCAGAGTTGGATAAAGCCTCCGGAAGTACAGATAAAGTCATGGTACAAAATATTTTTCAGACTAAATAA
- a CDS encoding aldo/keto reductase, giving the protein MEISRRDLLKIASASGLGTVGLAASTGLSKQALAQNQPTPTQTKTGEMIYRQLGRTRERVSVIGLGGHHIGRPKDEEEGIRLIRTAIDRGINFMDNSWDYHNGGSEIRMGKALRDGYRQKVFLMTKIDGRTKEAAAKQIDDSLKRLQSDRIDLLQHHEIIRMEDPDRIFAPGGAMEAVLAAQKAGKIRYIGFTGHKDPLVHLRMLDVAAQNNFRFDTVQMPLNVMDAHFRSFERQVLPRLVKDGIGVLGMKSMGDQNILKSNTVKPIECLHYAMNLPTSTVITGIESMKILDQAFEAIQTFQPMSQAQVKELLNRTRQAAVKGQYELFKTTSQFDSTALNPEWLG; this is encoded by the coding sequence GTGGAGATTAGCAGACGAGATTTACTGAAGATAGCTTCTGCTTCAGGTTTAGGAACAGTCGGACTAGCAGCTTCAACCGGACTTTCTAAACAAGCTTTAGCCCAAAATCAGCCTACTCCTACTCAGACCAAAACAGGCGAAATGATCTATCGACAATTAGGACGCACTAGGGAAAGAGTATCAGTAATTGGTTTGGGTGGACACCACATTGGTAGACCAAAAGATGAAGAAGAAGGAATTCGGCTGATCCGTACAGCTATTGATCGCGGTATCAACTTTATGGATAATAGCTGGGACTATCACAACGGTGGGAGTGAAATTCGGATGGGTAAAGCACTCCGGGATGGTTATCGGCAAAAAGTCTTTCTGATGACTAAAATCGATGGTCGCACCAAAGAAGCTGCGGCCAAGCAAATTGACGATTCTTTAAAAAGATTACAGAGCGATCGCATAGACTTATTGCAGCACCATGAAATCATCCGTATGGAAGACCCAGACCGGATTTTTGCCCCTGGTGGCGCAATGGAGGCGGTTCTTGCAGCCCAAAAAGCCGGGAAAATTCGCTACATCGGCTTTACTGGTCACAAAGACCCCTTAGTTCACCTGAGAATGCTTGATGTTGCTGCTCAAAACAACTTTCGTTTTGATACAGTACAAATGCCGCTAAATGTGATGGATGCTCATTTTCGCAGTTTTGAACGCCAAGTTTTACCCAGACTAGTTAAAGATGGAATTGGTGTATTGGGAATGAAATCAATGGGTGATCAAAACATTCTCAAAAGCAACACAGTTAAACCTATAGAATGCCTACACTATGCGATGAATTTACCAACATCAACAGTGATTACAGGCATTGAAAGCATGAAAATCTTAGACCAAGCTTTTGAAGCAATTCAGACATTTCAACCCATGAGTCAAGCCCAAGTTAAAGAACTGCTAAATCGGACTCGCCAAGCTGCTGTTAAAGGTCAATATGAATTATTCAAAACTACTAGTCAATTTGATAGTACAGCACTTAATCCTGAGTGGTTAGGTTGA
- a CDS encoding DUF3352 domain-containing protein, producing the protein MVSPIITVSLLSALAVTSPVAETSETAASTTSITPAIANILPADTPLVGLVNTKVDAWTALNRFYLFERAFTAASKYLPPSFKLSYVREIESLIGDQVAFAFLPKVEGTTATIDNNFVMLAPIKDESRVQPFIDLLKSGDPKRVKVTEYKGITIVEVQPPETPKSPKLPESPEATPSPETPESNSEPKLPELPPDPANTPKIQRKPQLKQVRSQKKSNLAAIPPILGNPDWLKTRPRGIAIATLPGYIVTGITAKPIEQIIDAAQGDNNLTQNPQFQDTIKNPQYAKSLFSIYENLSTFVPLINDITKDPSLPFPVLGADAINLDELKSFGSVNGFLTVEPEGLRFQATAYRQTPKSEKDEFQTEQPEAIVTRLPAATYSAATGRNLNQKWLILTEALSAKPQLKEYLTQLRSFVFSSTKLDLEKDILNWMDGDYAFFLFPSKGGLLGSVPNLNLGIGMALETNNRAAAEITLKKLDEFITSFSTGEVVVNTHNIKDQNITSWDVGGEASQSLLAYNWVDEKTVVITTGFGAIQDLVPQPYIPLPSTYNFKTATNSLPRPNYGYFYLNGGSTLSWIYGFLPSFFDDKNFRPWKPIVGSVYSISATSATTPDKEQFDVLMVLAPSRKPISFTIKE; encoded by the coding sequence ATGGTATCACCGATTATTACAGTATCGCTATTATCTGCTTTAGCAGTTACTTCTCCTGTGGCTGAGACTAGCGAAACTGCGGCATCTACTACATCTATTACCCCAGCGATCGCCAATATTTTACCAGCAGATACACCATTGGTTGGCTTAGTCAATACCAAGGTAGATGCTTGGACAGCCTTAAATCGTTTTTATTTATTTGAAAGAGCCTTTACCGCAGCCTCTAAATATTTACCACCTTCTTTTAAACTCAGCTATGTACGCGAGATTGAGTCTTTGATAGGTGATCAAGTCGCATTTGCTTTTTTGCCCAAGGTTGAAGGTACAACCGCAACCATAGATAATAATTTTGTGATGCTGGCTCCTATCAAAGATGAGTCACGCGTACAGCCTTTTATCGACTTACTTAAAAGTGGAGATCCAAAACGGGTAAAGGTCACGGAGTATAAAGGCATTACTATTGTGGAAGTGCAACCTCCAGAAACCCCAAAATCACCAAAATTACCAGAATCACCAGAAGCAACACCATCGCCGGAAACACCAGAATCAAATTCTGAACCCAAATTACCAGAATTACCTCCAGATCCAGCAAATACACCCAAGATTCAACGCAAACCACAACTCAAGCAGGTTCGTTCTCAGAAAAAATCAAACTTAGCGGCTATACCGCCGATTTTGGGTAATCCAGATTGGTTAAAAACAAGACCAAGAGGAATTGCGATCGCTACTTTACCAGGTTATATTGTCACCGGGATTACGGCTAAACCCATTGAGCAGATCATTGATGCTGCTCAAGGAGATAACAATCTTACTCAAAATCCTCAATTCCAAGACACAATCAAAAATCCTCAGTATGCTAAATCTTTGTTTTCAATTTATGAAAATTTGTCCACTTTTGTGCCTTTAATTAACGATATTACCAAAGATCCAAGTTTGCCTTTTCCTGTTCTTGGTGCTGATGCGATTAACCTTGATGAATTAAAAAGCTTTGGTAGTGTCAATGGTTTTTTAACAGTAGAACCAGAAGGATTGCGTTTTCAAGCTACAGCCTATCGCCAAACTCCTAAATCAGAAAAAGATGAATTTCAAACTGAACAGCCAGAAGCTATAGTCACCAGATTACCAGCTGCTACCTACTCTGCTGCCACTGGGCGCAATCTTAACCAGAAATGGCTAATTTTAACCGAAGCTTTGAGTGCAAAGCCACAACTCAAAGAATATCTCACTCAACTGCGGAGTTTTGTTTTTAGTAGTACTAAACTCGATTTAGAAAAAGACATCCTCAATTGGATGGATGGTGACTATGCTTTCTTTCTGTTTCCTTCTAAAGGAGGATTGTTAGGCTCAGTTCCTAACTTGAATTTAGGGATAGGTATGGCTTTAGAAACAAACAATCGAGCCGCCGCTGAAATTACTCTGAAGAAGTTAGATGAATTTATTACATCTTTCTCAACAGGAGAAGTTGTAGTGAATACTCATAATATCAAAGATCAAAACATCACGAGTTGGGATGTAGGCGGAGAAGCTTCACAAAGTTTGTTAGCTTATAATTGGGTAGACGAAAAAACTGTTGTAATCACCACAGGATTTGGCGCAATACAAGATTTAGTACCACAGCCTTATATTCCATTACCTTCAACTTATAATTTTAAAACTGCGACTAATTCTTTACCCCGTCCTAACTATGGATATTTTTATTTAAATGGGGGGTCTACTTTATCTTGGATTTATGGATTTTTGCCCAGTTTCTTTGATGATAAAAATTTCCGCCCTTGGAAACCAATTGTTGGCTCAGTTTACAGTATTAGTGCTACAAGTGCTACCACACCAGATAAAGAGCAATTTGATGTTTTAATGGTGTTGGCTCCTAGCAGAAAGCCAATTAGTTTCACAATTAAAGAGTAA